A window of the Theileria parva strain Muguga chromosome 2, complete sequence, whole genome shotgun sequence genome harbors these coding sequences:
- a CDS encoding U3 small nucleolar RNA-associated protein 18-like protein, which translates to MNMGERVWEDPDDAEAPGLEEPRWVQKRRLILKEGGSEAYLSVSGPLTRVKPSAFKTGSRFKITPVKPSKDSFKFSGEVSSIGFDEDFRFMSVLCHKEKGLQLYTVGGRERFKLKSKKTLFFDDFLIRDFAFKDNNILLIGKNKKLLKYDVKSGLGQNIFNVMVPRTEIAYKQIVTSKHTNYYAIPCVNTGTILVCDFKDNLLVHNFKMNSECAGLGFIDDVLISCDLDSNIYEFDVRGGKCRRKFKDPNSVHVTAFSTFNSNRNSYFATGTKSGYVNLYRTNSDKPFKVLDNLTTEITSLKLSEEFGLFSSVHKKNSVRLVYNDNYNVVANWPNSTSNLGRITALEYFQPLDTIVLGTRAGRIHFHTIKK; encoded by the exons ATGAATATGGGTGAAAGAGTTTGGGAAGATCCAGACGATGCTGAAGCTCCTGGTTTGGAGGAGCCTAGATGGGTACAGAAGAGGCGTTTGATCTTGAAGGAGGGTGGTTCAGAAGCTTATTTATCTGTTTCTGGACCACTCACTAGGGTTAAACCAAGTGCCTTTAAAACCGGTTCGaggtttaaaattactccAGTAAAACCCTCTAAAGATTCATTCAAGTTTAG TGGCGAGGTCAGTTCAATTGGATTTGATGAGGATTTCCGGTTTATGTCAGTTTTATGCCACAAGGAGAAGGGGTTACAGCTCTACACAGTAGGAGGCAGGGAAAGGTTTAAGCTGAAGTCGAAGAAAACGCTTTTCTTCgatgattttttaatacGAGATTTTGCTTTCaaggataataatattttactgaTAGGGAAAAATAAGAAATTACTCAAATATGATGTAAAAAGCGG TTTAGGAcagaatatatttaatgtaatgGTTCCTCGAACTGAGATTGCCTATAAACAAATCGTCACCTCAAAACATACAAACTATTATGCAATCCCATGTGTTAACACAGG AACCATATTGGTGTGTGATTTCAAGGACAATTTACTGGTCCACAACTTTAAAATGAATTCCGAATGCGCC GGACTGGGATTCATCGACGATGTTCTAATTTCATGTGATTTAGACTCAAAT ATATACGAGTTTGATGTAAGAGGTGGAAAATGTAGAAGAAAGTTTAAAGACCCAAATTCTGTACATGTCACAGCATTTTCAACTTTTAACTCAAATCGCAATTCTTATTTCGCAACTGGGACAAAATCAGGCTACGTTAACTTATACCGTACAAACTCAGATAAACCCTTTAAA GTTCTGGATAATTTAACAACTGAAATAACGAGTTTGAAGTTGAGTGAGGAATTCGGACTGTTTTCGTCGGTCCACAAGAAAAATTCAGTGCGTTTGGTGTACAATGACAACTACAACGTGGTGGCAAACTGGCCCAATAGCACGTCAAACCTGGGCCGCATCACAGCACTTGAATACTTTCAACCTCTAGATACCATAGTTCTGGGAACTAGAGCCGGTCGAATTCACTTTCATAccattaaaaaataa
- a CDS encoding putative integral membrane protein codes for MVMTLVRLLWIIFFSLCGLIFITGLIFSFRAGQECFSCRILMIWIIFFIFFAFASVCLFFDMKPEYAPPFLDFLYDTKIFGE; via the coding sequence ATGGTGATGACACTTGTGAGACTCTTGTGGATAATATTCTTCAGTCTCTGTGGCCTTATCTTCATCACAGGACTCATTTTCTCATTTAGAGCTGGACAAGAATGTTTCTCCTGCAGAATCCTTATGATTTGGataatattctttatattCTTTGCATTTGCTAGTGTTTGCCTCTTTTTCGACATGAAACCTGAATATGCTCCTCCATTCCTGGATTTCTTATACGACACGAAAATCTTTGGTGAATAG
- the polr1c gene encoding RNA polymerase Rpb3/RpoA insert domain protein: MPNRVFLEPSGIKPCYEESDDNNIPILEKVKNLQVKFLKKTPEFSVVEIVGLDVSLANALRRILISEVPTLAVETVQIYQNTGVIQDELLAHRLGLIPFAIDPDLFNFKNCEEINDKNSVCFKLKVKYNKFDQSDYLSIYSNDLEWVPLSNNQELMFKDNPPKPVYDDILITKLAPGQEIDLNMYLEKGIGKVHSKWSPVSTAVYKFMPKIEFSTEHKLTANEKKMLPKICPMNVFSFSKGEVNIENPLNCTSCRRCLELYPKKIIISKLTNHIIFSIESSGSVSSYNLLLKAVEILKNKSLKLKSKLQDI, translated from the exons ATGCCTAATCGAGTTTTTTTGGAGCCTTCCGGGATCAAACCATGTTATGAGGAGTCTGATGATAACAATATCCCGATCCTTGAGAAGGTGAAGAATTTGCAGGTTAAGTTTCTCAAGAAAACGCCTGAATTTTCGGTCGTTGAAATCGTCGGTCTAGACGTTTCCTTGGCAAACGCCTTAAGAAGGATTCTTATTTCAGAAGTTCCCACTCTGGCCGTTGAAACTGTACAG ATATACCAGAATACTGGAGTAATCCAGGACGAATTACTGGCTCATAGACTTGGTTTAATTCCCTTTGCAATTGATCCAGacctttttaattttaaga ATTGTGAGGAgataaatgataaaaatagtgTTTGCTTTAAGCTCAAggttaaatataataagtTCGATCAATCCGATTATCTTTCCA tatatagtaatgATTTGGAATGGGTTCCATTATCTAATAATCAGGAGTTGATGTTTAAGGATAATCCTCCGAAACCTGTTTATGatgatattttaattactAAATTGGCTCCAGGGCAG GAGATAGATTTGAATATGTACCTTGAGAAGGGGATTGGTAAAGTACACTCTAAATGGTCTCCAGTCTCAACCGCTGTCTACAAATTCATGCCAAAAATTG AATTTTCAACTGAGCATAAGTTAACTGCCAATGAAAAGAAAATGTTACCGAAGATTTGTCCAATGAAtgttttttcattttctaaAG GAGAAGTTAATATTGAGAATCCACTGAATTGTACTAGTTGTCGTCGTTGTTTGGAGTTATACCCGAAGaagataattatttcaaaGCTGACCAATCACATTATTT TTTCTATTGAAAGTTCCGGCTCTGTTTCAAGTTATAACTTATTACTG AAAGCAGTTGAgattttaaagaataaatCGCTAAAACTTAAAAGTAAACTCCAAGATATTTAA
- a CDS encoding TP5 (translation initiation factor eIF-1A) gives MPKNKGKGGKNRRRGKNDNEGEKRELVFKMEDQEYAQVLRMLGNGRLEAYCFDGTKRLCHIRGKMRKRVWVNAGDIILVSLRDFQDSKADVIAKYTAEEARTLKAYGELPEATKINETDVYDDEADNCIDFQDVSSESEPEDESQEESDFDIDDL, from the exons atgCCGAAAAATAAAG GCAAAGGAGGAAAGAACCGGAGACGCGGTAAAAATGACAATGAAGGCGAAAAAAGAGAATTAGTCTTCAAAATGGAAGAtcaag AATATGCTCAAGTTTTACGTATGCTCGGTAATGGCAGACTTGAAGCCTACTGTTTTGACGGCACTAAACGTCTTTGCCATATTAG AGGAAAGATGAGGAAGCGAGTTTGGGTAAATGCCGGCGATATTATTTTGGTATCGCTTAGAGATTTCCAGGACAGCAAGGCTGACGTGATCGCAAAGTACACTGCTGAGGAGGCTCGTACTCTGAAGGCTTACGGCGAGTTGCCTGAAGCGACCAAAATCAACGAAACTGACGTGTACGACGACGAGGCCGACAACTGCATTGACTTCCAGGACGTATCGTCTGAATCAGAACCTGAGGATGAGTCACAAGAGGAGTCGGATTTCGATATCGATGATTTATAA
- the rpn5b gene encoding PCI domain protein, producing the protein MMDDESYGIIDKDSYYKDPPRVEDLSELVNNTLESVKPRLPKNYDEEVLKELLLELMLVEKKCRQKFDGESNSLICNFILTLLYDFNDFNNMFYYLVLLCKKRGQLKTTIVSMVDLAERWLDSIPSLEVRLELFNTLDKITLGKIYLEKQRAQIIFKLAKLKEDEGNIKESASILQNIEVETYGSLNKLEKIRYILEQMRVNLLNGDYIRFFMTSKKITESALDDYVPEKLQFYDFMIQYYHHDFDIENVTKSLYTIYSTKKKLFLDSTNSTDDSPSNIDQQYYQDYLTVLEKLLLYLILLSLNEENIEYMKKVNEDEKKFIKQLLTVSPFFQQFLNNFLIPHQLDDALVEKINSMLDERCSKLLYDRIIQHNVKIVSKYYNKITLERLSTLLNINSDKLENEISNMVEMGIIDSKINRITGIVKFQKKLQTEIILNNWVNNITKLMELVDQCSRLVQKEKMIHEARSKQIQLDTQFSS; encoded by the exons ATGATGGATGATGAGAGTTATGGAATTATTGACAAGGACAGTTATTACAAGGATCCACCCAGGGTGGAAGACCTCTCTGAACTCGTTAATAACACTTTGGAATCCGTTAAACCTAGACTTCCA AAAAATTACGATGAAGAGGTTTTGAAGGAATTATTACTGGAGTTAATGTTGGTTGAGAAGAAATGCCGGCAGAAATTTGACGGGGAGTCTAATTCTTTAATTTGTAACTTTATCTTGACTCTTTTGTAcgattttaatgattttaataacaTGTTCTACTACTTGGTGTTACTATGCAAGAAGCGTGGGCAGTTGAAGACCACGATTGTTTCCATGGTTGACTTGGCTGAGCGCTGGCTTGACTCCATTCCAAGCCTTGAGGTTCGTCTCGAGCTCTTTAACACTCTCGACAAGATTACTCTTGGGAAGATTTACCTTGAAAAGCAGCGTGCTcagattatttttaagcTTGCCAAGCTTAAGGAAGACGAGGGAAATATTAAAGAATCAGCTTCCATATTACAGAATATTGAG GTTGAGACGTATGGTAGTTTGAATAAGTTGGAAAAGATAAGATATATATTAGAGCAGATGCGAGTGAATTTGCTTAACGGTGACTATATTCGTTTCTTTATGACTAGTAAGAAGATAACCGAGTCTGCTTTGGACGATTATGTTCCCGAGAAGCTCCAGTTCTATGACTTCATGATACAGTATTACCACCACGATTTCGATATAGAAAACGTCACCAAATCACTCTACACCATCTACTCCACCAAGAAAAAACTATTTCTAGACTCTACCAATTCAACTGATGATTCACCCAGTAACATAGACCAACAATACTATCAAGATTATTTAACC GTGTTGGAgaaattattgttatatttgatattattatcattgaACGAAGAGAATATAGAATACATGAAGAAGGTGAATGAGGATGAGAAAAAGTTCATAAAACAGTTGTTGACTGTTTCTCCTTTTTTCCAGCAATTTCTCAACAACTTCCTCATCCCTCATCAGCTTGACGATGCACTGGTTGAAAAGATCAACAGTATGTTGGACGAGCGATGTagtaaattgttatatGACCGGATAATTCAACACAACGTTAAAATAGTTTCAAAATACTATAACAAAATAACCCTCGAGCGTTTATCAACactattaaacattaattcAGAC AAATTGGAGAATGAAATTAGTAACATGGTGGAGATGGGAATAATTGATAGTAAAATCAACCGTATAACGggaattgttaaatttcaAAAGAAACTACAAACTGAAATTATACTCAACAACTGGGTCAACAATATTACAAA GTTGATGGAATTGGTTGACCAGTGCTCTAGATTAGTTCAGAAGGAGAAGATGATCCACGAGGCTAGATCAAAACAAATCCAACTTGATACACAATTTTCATCCTGA
- a CDS encoding Di-sulfide bridge nucleocytoplasmic transport domain protein: MLEELNLNDELKSLKISNSNSFLPPTSHSNIKNTSDNITTDNTNNTNGTPDYMNTDIKIDDINAVGGDVDDDVLLTGYNIFVKLEKPSPDTVSYTDLTNATDPANTHNTVSMENTFEGDETFNVVEEDNTVENKDEKKSGWLMSSAKTTPKAHYVKNLKDLKRGKKNEIQLFRPKIPDLSSQSSTISAHTNNTRFSNNSHKFHKLSCQNCNKNNPYNFRLDNYNSINPYVSKYLRCNPVLSDGYTNDFVWDNNESTKKSKFITESINSWLKTILNIIVTFILIYILIVIFIILRKDIINHINNNKAVVHNKSQICFNEYNKNKCNVIKIPAMESKCKEWELCMKKDSLVYEDVSSISVEIIGSLINKLINQLDLKAILFLIIIILLIIIIKIKNRPKPDNRNHKMLNKYYVPNYKNFYPYT; this comes from the exons ATGTTGGAAGAGCTTAATTTAAACGATGAGCTCAAATCACTCAAAATCTCAAATTCCAATTCCTTTTTACCACCTACCTCCCACTCCAACATCAAAAATACATCTGATAATATAACCACAGATAATACAAATAACACGAATGGCACACCTGATTATATGAACACAGATATTAAGATTGACGACATTAACGCAGTAGGTGGTGATGTGGATGATGATGTTTTGTTAACAggttataatatttttgttaaGTTAGAGAAACCAAGTCCAGATACTGTTTCTTACACTGACCTCACCAATGCTACTGACCCTGCCAACACTCATAACACAGTTAGTATGGAGAACACTTTTGAAGGTGATGAAACGTTTAATGTAGTTGAGGAGGACAACACAGTTGAGAATAAGGATGAGAAAAAAAGTGGTTGGTTGATGAGTAGTGCGAAAACAACACCAAAAGCACATTATGTTAAAAACTTGAAGGATTTGAAAAGGGGtaaaaaaaatgaaatacaattatttcGTCCAAAAATTCCAGATTTGTCATCGCAATCCTCCACAATATCTGCACATACCAATAATACACGCTTCTCCAACAACTCCCATAAATTCCATAAACTCAGTTGTCAGAATTGTAATAAAAACAACCCCTATAACTTTAGACTGGATAATTATAATTCCATAAATCCGTATGTTAGTAAATATCTACGGTGTAATCCTGTTTTAAGTGATGGCTACACTAATGATTTCGTCTGGGATAACAATGAAAGTACCAAGAAGAGCAAGTTTATTACTGAGAGTATAAACAGTTGGCTGAAAACGATACTGAACATAATCGTAACTTTCAtcttaatttatattttaattgtcatttttatcattttaaggaaagatattattaatcatattaataataataaggCCGTTGTACACAATAAATCACAG atATGTTTTAATGAGTATAACAAGAACAAATGTAATGTGATAAAGATCCCAGCAATGGAAAGCAAGTGCAAGGAGTGGGAGCTGTGCATGAAGAAGGACTCGTTGGTGTATGAGGACGTCTCCTCAATCTCAGTGGAGATCATAGGCTCACTGATAAATAAACTGATTAACCAACTGGACCTGAAAGCCATACTgtttttgataataataatccTGCTAATCATAATCATCAAGATCAAAAACAGACCTAAGCCGGACAATCGCAACCATAAAATGCTCAACAAATATTACGTCCCgaattataaaaatttctaCCCGTACACCTGA